One part of the Calditerrivibrio sp. genome encodes these proteins:
- the lgt gene encoding prolipoprotein diacylglyceryl transferase produces the protein MFPYLFKIGGFELRVYSLMYLIAILLGLYFVKKRGQRLGYKPSEIENIVLISFFGGIIGARVYYVILRWDFYSQYPSEIIAFWHGGLAIHGGLIGGIIAGYLYARKKYSFFKLSDLILPFLLLGQGIGRFGNFANGEAHGVPTITPPDIIFRMKNVFPQFWQTVKSAFNLPNGTEGMNMLHRLIIEKQVLVVQFENRLYELKEYVPFGISFPPTYNPPAYVEFGSLPVHPTFFYEMILNFIGAFILIYLWRRDNNIGKGLISGLYLIFYGVIRGIVTTFRADDLMIGYFRAPHLVSFVLVVIGMVIVYISWERGKNAKV, from the coding sequence ATGTTCCCGTATCTTTTTAAGATAGGTGGATTTGAGTTGAGAGTATATAGTTTGATGTATCTAATTGCGATACTGTTAGGGTTATACTTTGTGAAAAAAAGGGGACAGAGATTGGGGTATAAACCATCAGAGATTGAGAATATAGTTTTGATCTCTTTTTTTGGTGGCATCATCGGGGCAAGGGTATATTATGTGATATTAAGATGGGATTTTTACTCCCAATACCCTTCTGAGATCATCGCTTTTTGGCATGGGGGCCTTGCTATTCATGGAGGGCTTATAGGTGGAATTATTGCAGGCTATCTCTATGCCAGAAAAAAATACAGCTTTTTTAAACTCTCTGATCTTATACTGCCATTTCTGCTTTTGGGACAGGGGATCGGTAGGTTTGGTAATTTTGCAAACGGAGAGGCCCACGGTGTGCCTACTATAACACCACCGGATATTATATTCAGGATGAAAAATGTATTTCCACAGTTTTGGCAAACTGTAAAAAGCGCTTTTAATTTACCTAATGGTACTGAAGGTATGAATATGCTACATAGGTTGATTATAGAAAAGCAGGTGCTTGTAGTGCAATTTGAAAACAGGTTGTATGAGCTAAAAGAGTATGTCCCCTTTGGCATAAGTTTTCCGCCTACTTATAATCCACCGGCATATGTGGAGTTTGGATCTTTACCGGTGCATCCAACGTTTTTTTACGAGATGATTCTAAACTTTATTGGAGCTTTTATACTTATATATCTTTGGCGAAGAGACAATAATATAGGAAAGGGGCTTATTTCAGGGCTGTACCTTATCTTTTATGGTGTTATAAGGGGTATTGTGACGACATTTAGGGCGGACGACCTGATGATCGGGTATTTTAGGGCTCCCCATCTGGTAAGCTTTGTGCTTGTGGTTATTGGAATGGTTATAGTATATATTTCATGGGAAAGGGGTAAGAATGCTAAAGTTTGA
- a CDS encoding DMT family transporter → MHRGISSFTADMLLVLISLIWGSTFIIVKQSLERVPPITFNAIRFTVASVLLLLIFLYRPKKMNKRVFIDGCILGLILFLTFTCQTMGLKFITASETGFITGLYLIFVPLIGFFVFRKRLDLKTGVAVVMAFVGLSMISFTGKVKVGIGEFLVLLNAFFVALHIIFVDYYARRDDVFALTSIQIFVLTVLSIGAAIILEGWGFTFRFDGEMVFAVLLTGVFATVVAFLIQTYAQRYTSPTKAAIIFTFEPLSSAFFAYFIGGEVLTRIQYLGAFLIFISMLMIEIKIGKKVKSD, encoded by the coding sequence TTGCATAGAGGGATTTCATCGTTTACCGCAGATATGTTGCTTGTGTTAATATCTTTGATTTGGGGATCCACATTTATCATTGTGAAACAGTCTTTGGAAAGGGTGCCACCGATAACGTTTAATGCAATAAGGTTTACTGTGGCATCTGTACTTTTACTCTTGATCTTCTTATATAGACCTAAAAAAATGAATAAAAGGGTATTTATAGATGGTTGCATACTGGGACTGATACTTTTTCTTACATTTACTTGCCAGACAATGGGGTTAAAATTTATTACTGCATCTGAAACGGGGTTTATAACCGGGTTATATCTGATCTTTGTGCCTTTGATAGGTTTTTTCGTTTTTAGAAAGAGATTAGATCTGAAGACTGGTGTGGCGGTGGTAATGGCATTTGTGGGGCTTTCGATGATAAGCTTTACTGGAAAGGTAAAAGTGGGGATAGGGGAGTTTTTGGTGCTGCTAAATGCGTTTTTTGTGGCACTACACATCATTTTTGTGGATTATTATGCACGAAGGGATGATGTTTTTGCTCTTACTTCAATACAGATTTTTGTTCTTACTGTTTTATCGATAGGTGCTGCCATTATATTGGAAGGGTGGGGCTTTACATTTAGATTTGATGGGGAGATGGTTTTTGCTGTGTTGCTTACAGGTGTTTTTGCTACTGTGGTGGCTTTTTTGATACAAACTTACGCTCAACGGTATACATCTCCCACTAAGGCTGCAATAATCTTTACTTTTGAACCATTGTCTTCTGCTTTTTTTGCATATTTCATAGGGGGAGAGGTTTTGACCCGGATCCAATATTTAGGGGCTTTTCTTATATTTATTTCTATGCTAATGATTGAAATAAAAATTGGTAAAAAGGTGAAAAGTGATTAA
- a CDS encoding glutamine--tRNA ligase/YqeY domain fusion protein: protein MDFTPSNFIEEIIINDLKSGKVKQVITRFPPEPNGYLHIGHAKSICLNFGIAIKFGGKCNLRFDDTNPEKEDTEYVESIKRDVKWLGFEWGEKECYASDYFDFMYEMAIRLIKKGKAYVCHLTPEQMREYRGTLTEPGKNSPYRDRSVEENLTLFEKMKNGEFEEGEAVLRAKIDMASPNINLRDPVMYRIIKKPHHRTGDKWCIYPSYDWAHGLEDSIEGVTHSICTLEFEDHRPLYDWFLDELGVYHPQQIEFARLNLTYTVMSKRKLLKLVEEGYVNGWDDPRMPTISGLRRRGYTPEAIRNFAEMIGVAKSNSVVDYAMLEYCIREDLNKRAQRVMVVLNPVKLIITNYPEDRVEMMEAVNNPEDPNKGTRMIPFSRELYIEQEDFMENPDPKFFRLAPGKEVRLQHGYYITCTGFKKDEDGNIMEIYCSYDPASRGGWTSDGRKVKGTIHWVSAKEAVDIEVRLYDHLFTKENPDDVEDGKSWTDYINPNSLIVKRAKGEPFLLETQEEYFQFLRNGYFRKDEDSTKDLLVFNKTVGLKDSWAKIRK, encoded by the coding sequence ATGGATTTTACCCCTTCAAATTTTATAGAAGAGATCATCATAAATGACCTTAAAAGTGGCAAAGTCAAGCAAGTAATTACCCGTTTTCCGCCGGAGCCCAATGGATATCTCCATATAGGACATGCAAAATCTATCTGTCTAAATTTTGGTATAGCTATAAAGTTTGGTGGTAAGTGCAATCTACGGTTTGATGATACAAACCCGGAAAAAGAGGATACAGAGTATGTGGAATCCATAAAAAGGGATGTGAAGTGGTTAGGGTTTGAGTGGGGGGAAAAGGAGTGCTATGCTTCAGATTATTTCGATTTTATGTATGAGATGGCTATTAGGCTAATAAAAAAAGGGAAAGCCTATGTGTGCCATCTTACCCCAGAGCAGATGAGGGAATATAGAGGTACGCTGACTGAGCCGGGTAAAAATAGCCCATATAGGGATAGGAGTGTAGAGGAAAACCTTACTCTTTTCGAAAAGATGAAGAATGGGGAGTTTGAAGAAGGGGAGGCTGTATTAAGGGCTAAGATAGATATGGCTTCACCTAATATAAACCTAAGGGACCCTGTCATGTACCGGATCATAAAAAAGCCACATCATAGAACAGGGGATAAATGGTGTATTTATCCATCTTACGATTGGGCTCATGGGTTGGAGGACTCCATTGAGGGGGTTACCCATTCTATATGTACATTAGAGTTTGAGGATCATAGACCCCTTTATGATTGGTTTTTGGATGAGCTTGGAGTATATCATCCCCAACAGATAGAGTTTGCAAGACTCAATCTCACATACACAGTCATGAGCAAGAGAAAGCTTTTGAAGCTTGTGGAAGAGGGGTACGTAAATGGTTGGGACGATCCAAGAATGCCCACCATAAGTGGACTTAGAAGAAGGGGATATACCCCTGAGGCTATAAGAAATTTTGCAGAGATGATAGGGGTTGCTAAAAGTAATAGTGTTGTGGATTATGCCATGCTCGAGTATTGCATTAGAGAGGATCTCAACAAAAGGGCTCAAAGGGTTATGGTGGTTCTAAATCCTGTAAAACTCATCATTACAAACTACCCCGAGGATAGAGTGGAGATGATGGAGGCGGTGAATAACCCAGAGGATCCCAATAAGGGTACAAGAATGATCCCTTTTTCCAGAGAGCTATATATCGAACAGGAAGATTTTATGGAAAATCCTGATCCAAAGTTCTTTAGACTTGCTCCGGGTAAAGAGGTTAGGCTACAACATGGTTATTACATTACCTGTACAGGTTTTAAAAAGGATGAGGACGGTAATATCATGGAGATTTATTGTAGCTATGATCCAGCAAGCCGTGGTGGATGGACCAGCGATGGTAGGAAGGTCAAAGGGACCATACATTGGGTCTCAGCAAAGGAAGCTGTGGATATCGAGGTGAGGCTCTACGACCATCTTTTTACAAAGGAGAATCCAGATGATGTGGAGGATGGTAAAAGCTGGACCGATTATATAAACCCAAATTCCTTGATAGTTAAAAGAGCAAAAGGGGAGCCTTTCCTCCTTGAGACTCAGGAGGAGTATTTCCAATTTTTAAGAAACGGATATTTCAGAAAGGATGAAGATTCTACAAAAGATCTGCTGGTGTTTAACAAAACTGTGGGGCTCAAGGACAGTTGGGCTAAGATTAGGAAATAG
- the metH gene encoding methionine synthase: MLKFEDFAKERVILFDGAMGTNIQKYDIPNETWGGKNGCNEYLNIVAPHIIEEIHGNFLEVGADVIETNSFGGTRLVLSEYGLEENVYEINLRAAQIAKRVADRFGRYVAGSIGPGTKLASLGHISYDDLFIMYYEQVVALIDGGVDLFIIETCQDMLQIKAAINGCRRAMEAKGVRLPIMVSVTVETNGTMLTGSDLSAVAVTIGSYPLYSLGINCALGPDMMYDPLSTLSSSWGGRISCIPNAGLPINVNGKFIYNMNPEQMATIMSDLLHHYPISIIGGCCGTTYEHIKALRQVCDRFKAPEPQRFKIKGMASSIYTSTPLTQNPPPALIGERANANGSKAFRELLLKDDFDGMLKIVKEQEDEAAHFVDICVAYAGRDEKRDMSMFISMVNKMSLLPAVIDTTEPDVLEEALKRYTGKPIINSINFEDGGKKLHRVLSFVKDFPAAVIGLTIDEEGMAMTADKKFGIAKRIYDTFTAKYGFDPEDLIIDPLTFSIGSGDITLRYAAVETLEAIKRIKNDLPGAKTLLGLSNVSFGLLPKSRVVLNSVFLRKAVEAGLDMAIVHASKILPEDMIPAEEYKLAEDLIYGKEGALENFINFYSTKTEDNGLKSVNNLSDEELLVLKLKKGDKTELEQVLDRLLKIHSPYDIINTILMNGMQEIGDLFGQGKMLLPFVLQSAEVMKKAVSYLENFMEKVDTEPKGKIVLATVKGDVHDIGKNLVDIILSNNGYRVYNLGIKVPVEEIIAKAIEVGADAIGMSGLLVKSTLIMKENLEEINRRGLRVKVLLGGAALTEGFVKNECVPVYDGEVYYCRDAFSAITYLQSSSLDNMGSKESGNRKEVTSPSSKVEVKHDLSSSVVPIPPFYGVKKGAVKSFDDVLTFLNRRTLWTNRWGYKKLKEQSMAEYEELIQKVVLKEYEDIVNRVKGYALVDFNIRYGYFKVVSDGDALVVLSNDEREIIRIIFPRQNKEPFLCLADYFKPFEKGIVDVLPIQIVSLGEKPVEFLKTLKDSDYKRYFLYHGFFTELTEALAEYWHRQIRHELNITENEPNSIDAILSNRYRGLRYSFGYPSCPELEGNKVLAELLGANEMGITITETYQMVPEFTTSAIIVHSDKAQYFTI; encoded by the coding sequence ATGCTAAAGTTTGAAGATTTTGCAAAAGAGCGTGTGATCCTTTTTGATGGTGCAATGGGGACAAATATTCAGAAATATGATATACCTAACGAAACATGGGGTGGTAAAAATGGATGTAACGAGTACTTAAACATAGTTGCACCCCATATTATAGAGGAGATACATGGTAATTTTCTTGAGGTAGGTGCTGATGTAATAGAGACCAACAGCTTCGGTGGAACGAGGCTGGTTTTGTCTGAATATGGTTTGGAGGAGAATGTATACGAAATAAACCTTAGGGCTGCCCAGATAGCAAAAAGAGTGGCAGATAGATTTGGTAGGTATGTGGCTGGATCTATTGGACCTGGTACAAAGCTGGCTAGTCTTGGGCATATATCCTACGATGATCTATTTATAATGTATTACGAACAGGTTGTAGCTTTAATAGATGGTGGGGTAGATCTTTTCATAATAGAAACATGTCAGGATATGCTCCAGATAAAGGCTGCCATAAATGGTTGTAGGAGAGCTATGGAAGCAAAAGGTGTTAGGTTACCAATCATGGTTTCTGTGACGGTGGAAACAAATGGAACGATGCTCACTGGCTCAGATCTTAGCGCTGTGGCTGTTACGATCGGCAGCTACCCTTTATATTCTTTAGGTATAAATTGTGCTTTGGGGCCTGATATGATGTATGATCCCCTTAGCACCTTATCCTCCAGTTGGGGAGGCAGAATATCATGTATTCCAAATGCTGGGCTACCCATAAATGTCAATGGGAAGTTTATCTATAATATGAATCCAGAACAGATGGCAACGATTATGTCGGATCTATTGCATCATTATCCCATATCTATTATCGGTGGTTGTTGTGGTACTACTTATGAACATATAAAAGCGTTAAGGCAAGTATGCGATAGATTTAAGGCCCCAGAGCCTCAGAGATTTAAGATTAAGGGGATGGCATCTAGTATATATACTTCAACCCCATTGACCCAAAACCCCCCTCCTGCCCTCATAGGTGAGAGGGCTAATGCAAACGGTAGTAAAGCCTTTAGAGAACTTTTATTGAAAGATGATTTTGATGGTATGCTGAAGATTGTAAAGGAACAGGAGGATGAGGCGGCTCATTTTGTTGATATTTGTGTTGCATATGCAGGTAGGGATGAGAAAAGGGATATGTCAATGTTTATCTCTATGGTGAATAAAATGTCGTTGCTGCCTGCAGTTATAGATACAACAGAGCCTGATGTTTTAGAGGAAGCTCTGAAAAGGTATACAGGTAAGCCTATTATAAATTCGATCAATTTTGAAGATGGAGGTAAAAAACTCCATCGGGTTTTAAGTTTTGTAAAAGATTTCCCTGCGGCGGTTATTGGGTTAACCATTGATGAGGAAGGGATGGCTATGACCGCCGATAAGAAATTTGGTATAGCAAAGAGAATTTATGATACTTTTACTGCTAAGTACGGTTTTGATCCAGAAGACCTGATCATAGATCCACTTACCTTTTCCATTGGTAGTGGAGATATTACCCTGAGGTATGCTGCTGTGGAGACATTGGAGGCGATAAAAAGGATCAAAAACGATCTGCCAGGAGCTAAAACGTTATTAGGTCTTAGCAATGTTTCCTTTGGTTTATTACCTAAAAGTAGGGTTGTGCTTAATTCGGTTTTTCTAAGAAAAGCAGTTGAGGCAGGTCTTGATATGGCCATAGTCCATGCATCTAAAATACTACCCGAAGATATGATACCTGCTGAAGAGTATAAACTGGCTGAAGATCTCATTTATGGTAAAGAGGGTGCCCTTGAAAATTTTATAAACTTTTATTCCACGAAAACAGAGGATAACGGTCTAAAATCTGTTAATAACCTATCCGACGAGGAGCTTTTGGTACTAAAACTTAAAAAAGGTGATAAAACAGAGTTAGAACAGGTATTGGATAGACTTTTGAAGATACATAGTCCTTATGACATTATAAATACAATTCTTATGAACGGCATGCAGGAGATAGGTGACCTTTTTGGTCAAGGTAAGATGCTTCTGCCATTTGTTTTGCAGTCGGCAGAGGTGATGAAAAAAGCTGTATCTTATTTGGAAAATTTCATGGAAAAGGTGGATACAGAGCCTAAAGGGAAGATAGTGCTTGCTACAGTAAAAGGTGATGTTCACGATATAGGGAAGAATCTTGTGGATATTATACTTTCTAATAACGGTTATCGTGTTTATAACTTGGGGATAAAAGTCCCTGTGGAGGAGATAATAGCAAAGGCTATAGAGGTAGGTGCCGATGCGATTGGTATGAGTGGTCTTCTTGTGAAATCTACATTGATTATGAAGGAGAATCTTGAAGAGATAAACAGGCGAGGACTTCGAGTAAAGGTGCTCTTGGGGGGTGCCGCGCTGACTGAAGGGTTTGTAAAGAATGAGTGTGTACCGGTTTATGATGGTGAGGTTTACTATTGTAGGGATGCATTTTCTGCTATTACTTATTTGCAAAGTAGCAGTTTAGATAACATGGGATCAAAAGAGTCTGGGAATAGAAAAGAGGTGACTTCCCCCTCCAGCAAAGTGGAGGTGAAACATGATCTATCGTCATCTGTAGTTCCTATCCCACCATTTTATGGTGTGAAAAAAGGGGCGGTTAAGTCTTTTGATGATGTGTTAACGTTTCTCAATAGAAGGACCCTTTGGACAAATAGATGGGGATATAAAAAATTAAAAGAACAGTCTATGGCTGAATATGAGGAGCTTATTCAAAAGGTTGTTTTAAAGGAATATGAGGATATAGTAAACAGAGTAAAAGGGTATGCCCTTGTCGATTTTAATATAAGGTATGGCTATTTTAAGGTGGTAAGTGATGGTGATGCTCTTGTTGTGCTGAGCAATGATGAAAGGGAGATCATAAGGATTATTTTCCCCCGCCAGAACAAAGAACCATTCCTCTGTTTGGCAGATTACTTCAAACCTTTCGAAAAGGGGATAGTTGATGTTTTACCCATACAGATAGTGAGTTTGGGTGAAAAGCCTGTGGAGTTTTTAAAGACACTTAAAGATAGTGATTATAAAAGATACTTTTTGTATCATGGTTTTTTCACGGAACTTACCGAAGCACTTGCAGAGTATTGGCATAGGCAGATTAGACATGAGCTAAATATCACCGAAAATGAGCCTAACTCCATCGATGCTATACTTTCAAACAGGTATAGGGGGCTAAGATACAGTTTTGGTTATCCCTCCTGTCCAGAATTAGAGGGGAATAAAGTCTTGGCAGAACTTTTAGGAGCGAACGAAATGGGGATTACGATAACAGAAACATATCAGATGGTGCCAGAATTTACTACATCAGCAATTATTGTGCATAGTGATAAAGCGCAGTATTTTACTATATAG
- a CDS encoding DMT family transporter, producing MIKNITIFTIGIISLAMASILVKFCDDVPSVMIATYRLVISSLILLIIFKIKGHTFKTLGRKEFVLSIISGFILSLHFVSWFASLKLTSVASSVVLVTTNPLFVGLFSVIFLKERLHKEILIGIFLSIIGSMILALGDSGLKGLVITDKNALLGDILALFGAICASCYLLIGSKVRETLDIVTYVTVAYTASAIFLLLFSIFQGLPFTGYKDTSYISMILLAIFPQLIGHTAVNWSLKHLKPSMVAIGILGEPIGATILAYFIFGELIDLYKFIGICLIFISILIASRKGAKT from the coding sequence GTGATTAAGAATATAACTATTTTTACAATTGGAATCATTTCCCTTGCGATGGCATCAATATTGGTAAAATTTTGTGATGACGTTCCATCGGTGATGATAGCCACGTACAGGCTTGTTATATCGTCGCTTATACTACTCATCATTTTCAAAATTAAAGGGCATACATTTAAAACTCTGGGGAGGAAGGAATTTGTATTGTCGATCATTAGTGGGTTTATCCTTTCTTTGCATTTTGTCTCTTGGTTTGCTTCATTAAAGCTTACTTCTGTTGCCAGCAGTGTTGTGTTGGTGACCACCAATCCACTTTTTGTGGGGCTTTTTTCAGTGATTTTTCTCAAAGAGAGGTTACATAAAGAGATTTTAATCGGTATTTTTTTATCGATTATTGGTAGTATGATTCTGGCATTGGGGGACAGTGGTCTTAAGGGCTTGGTGATTACAGATAAAAATGCTCTTCTGGGGGATATTCTGGCGCTGTTTGGGGCTATATGTGCAAGCTGTTATCTGCTTATTGGCAGTAAAGTTCGAGAGACGCTTGATATAGTGACTTATGTGACTGTAGCTTACACGGCAAGCGCAATCTTTTTGCTACTATTTTCTATTTTTCAGGGGCTACCTTTTACTGGATATAAAGATACTTCTTATATCAGCATGATTTTATTGGCTATTTTCCCCCAGCTAATAGGTCATACTGCAGTGAATTGGTCTTTGAAGCATCTCAAACCTTCGATGGTGGCAATTGGGATTTTAGGTGAACCTATAGGGGCAACAATATTAGCTTATTTCATATTTGGGGAATTGATAGATCTGTATAAATTTATTGGTATCTGCCTAATTTTTATTTCGATTTTGATTGCCTCAAGGAAAGGGGCAAAGACTTGA
- a CDS encoding MgtC/SapB family protein: MENYIDLIIAMGLALLIGLERGWHYKDEDEGKRIAGIRTFAITGIYASISTYLALKINIYIFLVAFLSFAFIMAVIFSQGKREEDRGITTEISLLATFIISASAAFGYRYVSSASAVIMVLLLSLKPQIHSFLKRIDFAELLSLFKFLVLIAVIYPLLPDKPLGNWTAIKYTDIFKVVIVLSFISFAGYVMIKLAGSKKGVFLSSILGGLVSSTAVTINLSNFYRENENNPKLYIYGILSSWAVMFLRVIVLVTIFSDFITLKVGFIMISMVVSILISIMLMKKEVDRAEGAEIVLKNPMDLASSIKFALLLTFIIFLAEKSKELFGSYGLVMISIISGISDVDAITIYLSKLSQEQLFQRVAVLGIYLAVMVNTVVKTVIVFYIGGSKLGVGLVRLSLLTIIVGSLVTTIILYL, translated from the coding sequence ATGGAAAACTATATTGATCTGATTATAGCTATGGGACTTGCTCTTCTCATAGGTCTTGAGAGGGGTTGGCACTACAAGGATGAAGATGAAGGTAAAAGGATAGCAGGGATTAGGACCTTTGCTATCACCGGTATATATGCATCTATCTCTACATATCTCGCTCTAAAAATAAATATATATATTTTTCTGGTGGCGTTTTTATCTTTTGCATTTATTATGGCGGTGATTTTTTCTCAGGGTAAAAGGGAAGAGGATAGGGGGATAACCACTGAGATTTCCCTCTTAGCAACATTTATAATATCAGCATCAGCAGCTTTTGGTTATCGTTATGTTTCCTCTGCATCTGCTGTGATCATGGTACTATTGCTCAGTCTCAAACCACAGATACACTCTTTTTTAAAAAGGATAGATTTTGCTGAATTATTGTCGTTGTTTAAATTTCTGGTGTTGATTGCTGTAATATACCCTCTGCTGCCGGATAAGCCATTGGGTAATTGGACAGCTATCAAATATACTGATATTTTCAAGGTGGTGATAGTACTTTCTTTTATATCTTTTGCTGGTTATGTTATGATAAAGTTGGCTGGTAGCAAAAAAGGGGTTTTCTTGTCGTCTATCTTAGGTGGATTGGTGTCATCAACAGCTGTTACGATCAATTTGTCTAATTTCTATAGGGAAAATGAAAACAATCCAAAGTTGTATATATATGGTATTTTGAGTTCTTGGGCAGTCATGTTTCTTAGGGTGATTGTGTTGGTTACTATTTTTAGTGACTTTATTACTTTAAAAGTTGGCTTTATAATGATCTCAATGGTGGTGTCGATTTTAATAAGTATTATGCTTATGAAAAAAGAGGTGGACAGGGCAGAAGGGGCTGAGATTGTGCTTAAAAACCCGATGGATCTTGCTTCATCTATTAAATTTGCATTGTTGCTTACCTTCATCATTTTTCTTGCAGAAAAGAGCAAGGAGCTGTTTGGGAGCTATGGTTTGGTGATGATATCTATCATATCGGGTATAAGTGATGTGGATGCTATAACGATTTATCTTTCTAAACTTTCACAGGAACAGTTATTTCAGCGGGTGGCTGTTTTGGGGATATATTTGGCGGTTATGGTTAATACTGTTGTAAAAACTGTCATTGTCTTTTATATAGGTGGCTCTAAGTTGGGAGTTGGGTTGGTAAGGCTAAGTTTATTAACGATAATTGTCGGTAGCTTGGTAACAACGATAATATTGTACTTATAA
- a CDS encoding DMT family transporter, protein MIVGILYCLLSAIAFGFLAILGKLGTNLGVGSLQLLTYRFVIASSLFFIFFLMKDRTLFKICLKDLMKAIFAGGVLYLLQSFFFFKALEYISASTTSLILYIYPLTVAVLSRIFFKARITSNNILSMVLIALGCGMIFYDAFARKQDIKGVAFAAGAMLVFSFYLIFVQKSLKNIRPMTFSFYVILSTAVAFSFFNNPIDIFYLNREQALVSVLIGLVPTFLAVSLLYVAIDKIGSFYASIFSTIEPVVTVTASALMLGERVVLLQITGMILILLGIIIPNIGYIVRGKVA, encoded by the coding sequence ATGATAGTTGGTATCCTTTATTGTCTTTTGTCTGCTATAGCTTTTGGGTTTTTAGCTATTCTCGGTAAACTTGGAACAAATCTGGGTGTTGGTTCCTTACAGTTGCTCACTTACAGATTTGTTATAGCTTCGTCACTTTTTTTCATATTTTTTCTAATGAAAGATAGGACACTGTTTAAAATATGTTTAAAAGACCTTATGAAAGCTATTTTTGCAGGTGGGGTTCTTTATCTGTTACAGAGCTTTTTCTTTTTCAAAGCATTGGAGTATATATCAGCTTCTACCACGTCTCTTATTCTTTATATATACCCATTGACTGTGGCGGTGCTTTCAAGGATATTTTTTAAAGCGAGGATTACTTCTAACAATATACTCTCGATGGTCTTGATAGCATTGGGATGTGGGATGATCTTTTATGATGCCTTTGCAAGAAAACAGGATATAAAAGGGGTAGCATTCGCTGCTGGTGCTATGCTGGTGTTCTCCTTTTATCTGATTTTTGTGCAGAAGTCACTTAAAAATATAAGACCTATGACATTTAGTTTTTATGTGATTCTCAGCACGGCGGTGGCTTTTAGTTTTTTTAACAATCCTATTGATATCTTCTATTTGAATAGGGAGCAAGCATTAGTTTCAGTGCTGATTGGGCTGGTACCTACGTTTTTAGCTGTAAGCCTTCTTTATGTAGCCATAGATAAGATCGGTAGTTTTTATGCGTCTATTTTTTCCACCATTGAGCCTGTTGTAACTGTGACTGCATCAGCTTTGATGCTTGGGGAAAGGGTTGTATTGTTGCAGATAACTGGGATGATCTTGATCCTTTTGGGGATAATTATTCCCAATATCGGGTATATTGTGAGGGGTAAAGTTGCATAG